AGCACGCCCTCTTGAGGCGGAGTCACGTTCTTTCTAAACAAAATGTACGGGACTTCGAGACGACATTTTGCTACCAGTACCTGATGACCAGGTTAGTGCGTTGTGAATGTGGAGCTACTTTAAACATAGTCATGATCAAATCAGTTTGGCGACATGTTCCGTTCACGATATAAGTAACGAAAACCAGACAACGTTGCATGCCGGATAACACCAGGATTATAGTCACAAGCGTCGAAAACAACAAGGCTGGCGAGGGCGAGACTCTAATATACGTGCCATATAGGTTTGTATACGTGTAGATATGTTTCATGATAGTTACCATAAAGGTCACTTTTGTGTCATCACCAACATATGTACTGATATTCTACAAATTTAGGGTGTAAAGGTTGGTTGTCAAGGTAACCGTTGCCACAACGTTTGTAGATGAACTTTGAGTAATAATACTTTGAGGGCTGCTAAAAATAGATTTCACATAGCTATGGGTTCATGTTGATATTATAATACtgaataaaacattacagttgTCGTTGCTTAAATGAAGTATATCTCTTGTCAACATTAATCAATGGGTTTTGTTTTGGTTCGACGGAGAACTGGTCGCCCTCAAACCGATACACCGACGTTAATTTAGCACGCTGGAGGACATGTTTACTTCATTTATATATCAGCTGCTTTGGGCGACATGGAGTTGAAATATAGTTCATATGATGATCTGTATAATCTGGTGACAGCGGGCGCTATTACAATTCCTAGAAATACTTCATCATCTACCTTTAGTCTCctattacacattgattaacTTCACATCATGTCCAACATATCATGACTGTAACTTTGCTTTTTCATAAACAGgttaatataatattacagAAGTACTCGAGGCCTGAAGAGATATATGAGGGGGATATATCGGACCAGTTAGTTCCAATCTAAGGTATGTTGAAAACCTTGTATATCGCCATAATATTAGCTGATGGTTAAAACAGAGTCGGATTACTCAATGTGTTAAATACAGTTTTGTATTTCGTAATTGATATTTGCTATTATAATTAGCCTTTAAGTGATGTTGTTGAGGAAAATTGCTCTACCAGCCAATCAAATTTGTTAAGAACAAAAAGGACTTGATTATTTGTCACAGGCTCTATAGCAGTCAGCAAACCAGGTGCAGATATTCTTGCAATTCTGTGTCAGATTTTGTAACATTGCAATGtcgtacatgtaataaaaaagAGCCTTACAGTGTCAAACACGAAATACTGAAATGTTAGGCTGATCATACCAAAGAGAGAGCTTATTCGTGACAGTGCATCTTTTGTAGAGCGCCAGTGAGCATCACTTGATGGATACTAGGTGCAATATAACTCtctttatttatctatctatttatttgttttattatttattaacgtTACACTAATAAGATGACTGTTTGTGCAGAAATCTGAACTACCTTAGGGAGCCTTATGTCGACAAAAGGATAACCCAAACCGACTGTTTCACCTTACACATTTAGATGTCAACGCAAGGAAAGAAAACATTCAAAACGGAGGCAGGAGACATTGTCATCCGAAGTTTCTCTAGTGGTGATGAAGATGACGTCTTAACAATGTTCTTGGCTGGGAGGAAAACAGTTATTTTTGATTTATACAAACGGCAGTTTAACTTTAAATCAGTATGGATATGCTTAGTAACTGGAGTAGTGGTCTCTTGCTTATTGTGGCCTTACGTTTCATTGTTTGTTATTATCACAATAATGGCAGTATTTTATTTCTTAAGTTTTAAGTATGaacacatgtatgcaaatatacgtCTTCGAACCGATTTACAGGACATTACTAACTATTACAACAAACCGAGACATCATTTCTGGGTTGCTGAACACAACGGAACTGTCGTCGGTTCAGTCAGTGTTCGAGAAGATGGGACAGATCCTATGAAAGCAGAGTTGTTGACGATGAATGTTAAGAATGGCTATCGACGTTTGGGAATCGGAAACACATTAGTAGACACTGTAGTAGAGTTTGCAGTGAAAAATCATTATCGAGAACTGTTTCTGACGACTTTGTTTAGTATGGCAGCTCCAAGAATAATGTATGAACGGAAAGGTTTCACGCTTGTTAAGATCAAGGATGACATACAGTTTATATTTCTCAAATCGGAAGTGTGCTTTTATTCACTGAAACTCAACAGGCATGATTAAAAGTATTCGTCTTCGAAATAAAAAGAGGTAATGTTTGCATATTCTTCGAGTTAATATATTCGAGATGCATCCAATAAACATAATGGCTACTTCCACCAAAGGAAACGGTCGACATAttcctttttttcttttggtttattttcaaattttgtgtctGTGGAATATAGCCTATGCTATACATTTAGGAAGAATTGTTGCCACTGCAAATCTccatatcaaagtatatttgtCATGATTTTAGTCAGTCGTTGGTTGGTTACAAAATCAGGAGTACCAGTAACGTTAACAGGTATTGCACCTTATACCGCCACTATATATTATCAGAGAGTGGTTATACTAAAACTAAATTTGTACCTTGGATTAATACAAGTCTTCAACTTTCGAAGACATAGCCCCCGCCATTAGTTCACGGCTACTTAGTATCTAAAAATGATATATAGATCGCAACATAAAAGCCTTACACCTGTCACTCACAATGGTCTTGTTACAAACGACAGTTCAAGTTTAAATCAGTTTGGATATGTGTGGTAACTGGAATGGTGGTGTCTTACCTACTGTGTCCATCACTTTATGGTtcattgttttgttattatcaCACCATGGACTGTCTTTTATTTCTTGTCTCCGTGGAACACAATCTATTCAATATGTTACAGTTCCTTATTAGCCAGTcgttatttgcataatcaagGGTATATGTTGCTTTAACATgtgttaccccccccccccccaccatcaCAGTATTTTAACAGAGCTTATACTACAGTCTTATTTGTACTTTATAGTTAGTACAAGTCTTTTACTTTCGAAGACATGGCTTCCGCCACTAGTTCACGATTAATTGATATCTAAAATATGATTCTATGATGAGCTAGTAATCACTTGTAATTTCAGAACGTCACTGTCTTCTTATAATGTGAATAATGTTAATTAACCCCATATTCAGAAGAAAATAgacattaattaaataattagtATGCAAGACATCGACATATGAAACAAGGTCAGTCTGACTATATAATCTTTCTCCactatttgtacatgtgtgttgaCTCTGGATTTAAGGTTCAAGAAATTCAAATGATCAGAAACTTCCAAATGTATTGTGCAATTGTAATTCGATCTTTAAAATCAAGGTTAACAGTCATTCAGTGCTTGACTACAATCTACACAACATCTGAATGTTTTGTCTAACGTGTTTTTAACCATGGATATGAAGGTTAAGGTCATTTACAAGGGCAATGACTGTTTCATTTGAaggtattaaagtggccatatggatgaggattgggtagttATTTTGGACCTTTgtgatatataaaacaattttgttgtggcttcctatttgaaatgtcaaagtaaaacaacaaagacaaagtctgtatttgaaactcaatacattgcaaaaagctttaTTAAGTTACAGACGTTACTAAGTTACAGtaaaggacttggcatatgctgtttcacattgccTGTTCAAATAAGAAGCCATGacatattgttttataaattaaatatccaaaataactacccagtcctcatcaatatggccactttaacagtGAATATGAGGTCAAAGCCAAAATCCAATCAATGGCAACgtttatttcatattgattgTTTGTCTCAGGGATATGACCGTCCAGTCGATGGACGGCCACACTGAACAGAAAGCACAGACGCACATTGGTTAATCCAATACCTTTCCTCACCCCACCACTTCATTTGATTGGCATGTGTATATGGTACCACAATTGAGACAATTATACGATGCAGTACATATTACCTGGCAacgaagtgtattttgttgtggcaaagctgtaagatatttttttttcagatgtgcacttggtaaatgacttctgaAGTTTAGTTTGGTTGCAAAAAATcacgaataaagagcaaaacatttcaagactttcagactatcagaatGTTGATGGCCCAACGACTGCTCAGCCCCCTTTCCATGGTCGTAAATTTTGCCCATTCCtttgcacattggatatgcaacagcttagtttaatctcaattcagtcttaattgtatgcatcatcagagccaagtaaaccactgtataaggtattatataatttggaattgactcaaatgcaTATGGTCATATGTATCATtcataaaatataaagaaattcccttaattttgaaacagttACTGACATGTGAAGCTTGCATGATGATACATTGCCCATCatcagaaaataaaaattgaaatgccaaaaatattgCAATTGGTAGGTtgggcccgttgaacagctttttaattttttctgattttactgataaaacggcagatctctttttggaatatttggtggccctgaagaactgttaaactaggtacgcagtttaagatgtactctttgaagatccactttcatTAATTGTGTTCGAAGTTGTCTTTAGTTGAAATattgtttcatataattatctcattgcactgacactagcattattccgcaattcattttgaagcgacaatttgctatgggaagaatggccctgaatt
This portion of the Glandiceps talaboti chromosome 7, keGlaTala1.1, whole genome shotgun sequence genome encodes:
- the LOC144438188 gene encoding N-acetylaspartate synthetase-like, which produces MSTQGKKTFKTEAGDIVIRSFSSGDEDDVLTMFLAGRKTVIFDLYKRQFNFKSVWICLVTGVVVSCLLWPYVSLFVIITIMAVFYFLSFKYEHMYANIRLRTDLQDITNYYNKPRHHFWVAEHNGTVVGSVSVREDGTDPMKAELLTMNVKNGYRRLGIGNTLVDTVVEFAVKNHYRELFLTTLFSMAAPRIMYERKGFTLVKIKDDIQFIFLKSEVCFYSLKLNRHD